The Podarcis muralis chromosome 10, rPodMur119.hap1.1, whole genome shotgun sequence genome includes a region encoding these proteins:
- the RERGL gene encoding ras-related and estrogen-regulated growth inhibitor-like protein produces MNEMKVAVLGSEGTGKSALTVRFLTRRFIGEYASDSECIYTKHVCLEGKPINLEIYDPCSQPRRGKLSLTDELHWADGFVVVYAISDRASFAFAKALLYRIRECHMSGCKRAADSTVILVGNKQDLCHMREVGWEEGQKLALDYKCQFCELSAAEHCQEVAAMFTKVLKNVTSNAKGKEKRRPSGSKSMAKLINNMFGKRRKSV; encoded by the exons atgaatgaaatgaaagtaGCAGTTTTGGGCAGCGAAGGAACAGGCAAATCTG CCCTTACAGTACGCTTTCTGACCAGACGCTTCATTGGAGAATATGCTTCTGACTCTG AGTGCATCTATACAAAGCACGTTTGTCTGGAAGGAAAGCCGATCAACCTGGAAATATATGATCCTTGTTCACAG CCTCGACGGGGGAAGTTGTCTCTCACCGATGAGCTCCACTGGGCGGATGGGTTTGTGGTCGTGTACGCAATCAGTGACAGAGCCTCCTTTGCCTTTGCGAAAGCCTTGCTGTACCGAATACGAGAGTGCCACATGTCAGGCTGCAAAAG GGCTGCAGACTCCACTGTCATTTTAGTTGGGAACAAGCAAGATTTGTGCCATATGCGTGAAGTTGGCTGGGAGGAAGGGCAAAAGTTGGCCCTGGACTACAAATGCCAATTCTGCGAACTGTCTGCGGCGGAACATTGTCAGGAAGTGGCAGCCATGTTCACCAAAGTCCTGAAGAACGTCACCTCAAACGCTaaggggaaggagaaaaggcGGCCTAGCGGGTCAAAATCTATGGCCAAACTGATCAACAACATGtttgggaagaggaggaagtCTGTTTAA